The following are encoded together in the Sparus aurata chromosome 1, fSpaAur1.1, whole genome shotgun sequence genome:
- the pi4k2b gene encoding phosphatidylinositol 4-kinase type 2-beta: MMSECDPTEAAEPALDTGATAVPTSECNFHSSDPPTVLFDRNRLSLGLAANPGVAVRISDSCESVLTELETDGSGEEALLLPCLAGSSSSPRGVREKRSRRNRHSSSSDKDTLSSPGANGGDFNHFPDDPEFADIIQRADQAIENGVFPERISQGSSGSYFVKDPKGKIIGVFKPKSEEPYGHLNPKWTKYFHKLCCPCCFGRGCLLPNQGYLSEAAASLVDTKLGLGVVPKTKVVYLASETFHYSAIDRAKSRGKKYALEKVPKVGRRFHRVGLPPKVGSFQLFVEGYHEADYWLRRFEAEPLPENIRKQLQSQFERLVVLDYVIRNTDRGNDNWLIKYEKPGEGGGGEDGQKDAEWRESSSDSCIKIAAIDNGLAFPFKHPDEWRAYPFHWAWLPQAKVAFSQETRDLVLSRLSDMNFVQDLCEDLYEMFKTDKGFDKTMFERQMSVMRGQVLNLTQALKDGKSPIQLVQMPRVVVERSRSGGQGRVVTLGNAFTQTFHCKRPFFSSW; encoded by the exons ATGATGTCAGAATGCGACCCGACAGAGGCAGCCGAGCCAGCGCTGGACACCGGGGCGACAGCGGTGCCTACTTCGGAGTGTAACTTTCACTCCTCGGACCCTCCGACGGTATTATTTGACAGGAATAGGTTAAGTTTGGGGCTTGCGGCGAACCCTGGAGTCGCCGTCCGCATTTCGGACTCTTGTGAAAGCGTCTTGACCGAGCTGGAGACGGATGGTTCCGGGGAAGAGGCGCTGTTGTTACCGTGCCTAGCAGGAAGCTCGTCGTCTCCGCGGGGTGTACgagagaagaggagcaggcGGAACAGACACAGCTCGTCGTCGGATAAAGACACCTTGTCCTCCCCAG GTGCCAACGGTGGGGACTTCAACCACTTCCCTGATGATCCTGAGTTTGCAGATATTATCCAAAGGGCAGACCAAGCTATCGAGAATGGCGTCTTTCCAGAGAGGATTTCCCAGGGTTCCAGTGGGAGCTACTTTGTCAAAGACCCTAAAGGG AAAATCATTGGTGTTTTCAAACCAAAGTCAGAAGAACCTTATGGTCACCTGAACCCTAAATGGACCAAATATTTTCACAAG CTGTGCTGTCCGTGTTGTTTCGGCCGAGGCTGCTTGTTGCCTAACCAGGGTTACctctctgaagctgctgcctcaCTAGTTGACACCAAGCTTGGCTTGGGAGTGGTGCCCAAAACGAAG GTGGTGTATCTGGCAAGCGAGACGTTCCACTACAGCGCCATCGACAGAGCCAAATCCAGGGGGAAGAAGTACGCCTTAGAGAAAGTCCCCAAGGTGGGACGACGCTTCCACAGAGTGGGCCTCCCACCCAAG gtgggCTCATTTCAGCTGTTTGTGGAGGGTTACCATGAGGCGGACTACTGGCTGCGGCGCTTCGAAGCAGAACCTCTACCCGAGAACATCAGGAAGCAGCTGCAGTCCCAGTTTGAGCGGCTGGTAGTGTTGGACTATGTTAttagaaacacag ATCGAGGGAATGACAACTGGTTGATCAAGTATGAGAAGccaggggaaggaggaggaggagaagatgggcAAAAG GATGCAGAGTGGAGAGAGAGCAGCTCAGACTCCTGCATCAAGATAGCGGCAATCGACAACGGCCTGGCCTTCCCCTTTAAACATCCGGACGAATGGAGAGCCT ATCCGTTCCACTGGGCATGGCTCCCCCAGGCTAAGGTGGCCTTCTCCCAGGAGACCAGAGACCTGGTCCTGTCCCGCCTCTCTGACATGAACTTTGTCCAGGACCTCTGTGAGGACCTCTATGAGATGTTCAAG ACGGATAAAGGCTTTGACAAAACCATGTTTGAGAGACAGATGTCTGTCATGAGGGGACAG GTGCTGAACCTGACCCAGGCACTGAAGGACGGGAAGAGCCCCATCCAGCTGGTTCAGATGCCCCGGGTGGTAGTGGAGCGCAGCCGATCAGGCGGCCAGGGACGCGTGGTCACACTCGGCAACGCCTTCACACAAACCTTTCACTGCAAGCGtccctttttctcctcttggtAG
- the LOC115589885 gene encoding cysteine-rich protein 1 — protein MVGYCPICGKPVYFGEKKRSLGRDYHPLCLKCQKCNRQLTAGQHAEYDEKPYCSHCYLKMFGPRGNR, from the exons ATGGTAGGCTACTGTCCAATCTGTGGGAAGCCCGTTTACTTTG GTGAGAAGAAGAGGTCCTTAGGGAGGGACTACCACCCTCTGTGTCTGAAGTGTCAAAAGTGCAACAGACAGCTCACAGCTGGACAACATGCCGAG TATGACGAGAAGCCATACTGTTCACACTGCTACCTGAAGATGTTTGGTCCGAGAG GTAACAGGTGA